TACGACAATAATTTCATTTGCTGCTGAAGTGAGTTGTTGCAATGACTGCAAGCATCGTTTGAGGTACTCAGGTCGATCCCGCGTACAAATAATCAAGGAGACAGATAGATCTGAGTGAGCGGGGCTAGGGATAATATCATCTAGCGGTGCTACAAGGTCACTGACATGAGTCAGCGTCAGTTCGCAGGAACTTGTCTTTAAGTATGAGCGAACTGTTGACTGGATCGTTTGAGCGGCTAACGTCGCTAGGGCAGCATCTGATAAAGGCAATTCTTCCGGTGTAACAGTTGCATATCCCAAGGGAAGATGATGCCACCAGAAAATCAGATAAAGTGACCGTGATATTGCCCTTAACTGAGGTAAAGGGTGACTTAAATCAATATGAATAATGTCGTATGCCATCACTGTGACTCCTTAGGAATCGCACTGCCTAAAATAGCCTGGCGCTGAGTCGCATCCATCATCCATAATTTCCAAATGCCTTGCAGCCAGCCCCACCAAAAGTACGCTTTGATCACGACTACTGTTTTGGATTGGTTACCCAACAGCGCTTTCATCCCTTCAAATGTCAATATTTGGAACTGTTGAATACCTTCGCGAAGAGATGCGAACCACCATTGTTGGTAAGAGTTAGCCCACAACATAGAGTCCCCGTAAAGTTTGGATGTCCCTAAAGCATGGTTAATCTGCATGAGATAACCCGAAGATAATCGATGGCTGGGAATAATATGGTGCAATTGGCAAGTCGGAGCATACCATAAGGGACGTTTGGCACCCAGCCTTAACGCTAATTCCACATCTCCCCCTGATACGAGACGTTTGCCAATTCGATCTTCTAGCAATGGCTGGTCAATCCACCCTGTTTCGATCAAGGCATGGCGATTAATTACTATTCCAGCCCCGACTAAGCACTGAATGATTTTGGCTTCTGCTCCTCCTTCTTGTTCAGCGAAGGAGTAGTGAAACTGTTCGACAAAAGGAGGGGGAGCGGTTTCCCAGGACAGAATCACTCGCCCCCCAAATGCCCCACAATGAGGATGAGATTGGGCAAACTTAGCCGCTTCTGCGACCCAATTGGGTGCGATTAAGCAATCATCATCAATGAATGCAATCCAGTCTGTTTGAGTCTGCTTGACGCCACATACTCTGGCTGGGGTCAGTCCCTGAACGGATTCGTTGACTATCGCCAGATGGTCTATACAGCTTTGGTACTGGGATACAACAGCCTCTGTATCATCAGTACAATTGTTATTGACAACTAGAACTTGCCAATCCAGAGCTACATCAAGGGTTTGGTTTGCAATGGCATTCAGGCAGCGCGCCAATAAAGGTGCATTGTTATAGGTGCAAATCACTAAACTTAATGACAAGGACATAGTCTTTGAAGAAGAAGATTCCTGGATGAGTTGCCTGAGCAAGTAGCCCAATGTATTAAGAGCAAAAAAATGAATGACTTAGATAGGGTGGGTATCAAAGTGACTCTGAATGGATTGAGTACGGCGCTGTGATCGCCCATATCCACCCAGAAGTCCCATGATGCCACCCCAAATTTCCGCTAACACCATGTCAATAGGTAAGGTATGCGTTTTCAGTACGCTCCGACTTAACAGCGTGAGTTGGTATTGAAACCACCAACCGACTAATTGAATGAATTGCGATCGCATCTCGCGATCATGTAAATAAGATTTGCCCACAAAAGCCATAAAACCTAACCCCCAGCTCCAATATTGTCGACGTAATTTCGCTAGATCTGGTCGATGTTGATGAAAAACCAAATAGCTGGGCTCATAAATTAAGGGATGCCCTGCTCTCACCACACGATAAAAAATATCTAAATCTCCCCCCCCTGGCATCGGTCCACCTGTATCTAGGGCATTATCAAATCCCCCCAGCTCTAACAACAGAGATCGACGAAAAGCCATGTTGCAACCCGCTCCAAAAATCCCTGCACCGCATGGATAAAGTGTATTTCCTGCTAGCTGTTGACCATATCGAATTTTCTCAAACCCCCGTTGAAACCCCCCGCGTTCCTCAAATAAAATTTGGGCGGTGGAGTTTAGCTCATAGGGCAAGACCAATCCCGTAAAACCTCCTGCATCAGGATTTTCACAAAACGCAGCAGTTAAACCCTCCAACCACAACCGATCTACCGTGACATCATCATCTAAAAAGGCTAAGAGTTCAGTCGTTGAACTCTGTAGGGCATGATTGCGGGCAAAATCAAGGCCAGGTTTGGGCTCACAGACATAACGAACTGTGGGTAAGTCGCTCACTAACTCATACGTCTGTTGATCCGATGGGGCATTATCTACCACTAAGATGTCTAACTTAGACGAGCTTTGTTGTTGCAAAAGCAGAAGAGACCCCAAGCAGCGTTGG
The Acaryochloris marina S15 genome window above contains:
- a CDS encoding glycosyltransferase; this encodes MSLSLSLVICTYNNAPLLARCLNAIANQTLDVALDWQVLVVNNNCTDDTEAVVSQYQSCIDHLAIVNESVQGLTPARVCGVKQTQTDWIAFIDDDCLIAPNWVAEAAKFAQSHPHCGAFGGRVILSWETAPPPFVEQFHYSFAEQEGGAEAKIIQCLVGAGIVINRHALIETGWIDQPLLEDRIGKRLVSGGDVELALRLGAKRPLWYAPTCQLHHIIPSHRLSSGYLMQINHALGTSKLYGDSMLWANSYQQWWFASLREGIQQFQILTFEGMKALLGNQSKTVVVIKAYFWWGWLQGIWKLWMMDATQRQAILGSAIPKESQ
- a CDS encoding glycosyltransferase encodes the protein MPYPILELEVSEPLPTLTTGPNDTGLALILRYQDQPVGFLMKAFPPQTTLSAEEVSNWLGQDTIQKILQDKIYAQINPVSTISLPSLTVAICTKDRTENLQRCLGSLLLLQQQSSSKLDILVVDNAPSDQQTYELVSDLPTVRYVCEPKPGLDFARNHALQSSTTELLAFLDDDVTVDRLWLEGLTAAFCENPDAGGFTGLVLPYELNSTAQILFEERGGFQRGFEKIRYGQQLAGNTLYPCGAGIFGAGCNMAFRRSLLLELGGFDNALDTGGPMPGGGDLDIFYRVVRAGHPLIYEPSYLVFHQHRPDLAKLRRQYWSWGLGFMAFVGKSYLHDREMRSQFIQLVGWWFQYQLTLLSRSVLKTHTLPIDMVLAEIWGGIMGLLGGYGRSQRRTQSIQSHFDTHPI